A region of Pseudarthrobacter sp. NIBRBAC000502770 DNA encodes the following proteins:
- the mmsA gene encoding multiple monosaccharide ABC transporter ATP-binding protein — MNTPILQMRGITKTFPGVKALQDVTLDVNRGEVHAICGENGAGKSTLMKVLSGVYPHNSFDGEILFENEPCNFSSISDSEKRGIVIIHQELALSPYLSIAENIYLGNEQATNGWVDWRKTNLEAAKLLARVGLDENPVTPVQHISVGKQQLVEIAKALSKEVKLLILDEPTAALNDEDSGHLLDLILHLKGQGVTSIIISHKLNEIRRVADAVTIIRDGKTIETLRLDEGQITQERIIRGMVGRDLESLYPDREPNIGEEVLRIEDWSVRHPQDHSRMVVNNANLHVRKGEVVGLAGLMGAGRTELAMSVFGRTYGTATSGKVYKYGEEINTATVSDAIRHGIAYATEDRKHYGLNLIEDIKRNISLASLRKLAKRGFVDKNQETVVANGYRKSMNIKAPSVAAVTGKLSGGNQQKVVLSKWMFSDPDVLILDEPTRGIDVGAKYEIYTIIAKLAAEGKAVIVISSELPELLGICDRIYTLAAGHITGEVPIADATQETLMHYMTKEKE; from the coding sequence ATGAACACACCCATTCTTCAGATGCGAGGAATCACCAAGACGTTCCCGGGCGTGAAGGCCCTCCAGGACGTCACCCTGGACGTAAACCGCGGCGAGGTCCACGCCATCTGCGGCGAAAACGGTGCCGGCAAATCAACGCTCATGAAAGTGTTGTCCGGCGTCTATCCACACAACTCCTTTGACGGGGAGATCCTCTTCGAAAACGAACCGTGCAACTTCTCCAGCATCTCGGACAGCGAGAAGCGCGGAATCGTCATCATCCACCAGGAACTGGCCCTGAGCCCGTACCTCTCCATCGCCGAGAACATCTACCTGGGCAACGAACAGGCCACCAACGGATGGGTGGACTGGCGCAAGACCAACCTGGAGGCCGCCAAGCTGCTGGCCCGCGTGGGCCTCGACGAAAACCCCGTCACACCGGTGCAGCACATCAGCGTGGGCAAGCAACAGCTGGTGGAGATCGCCAAGGCCCTGTCCAAGGAGGTGAAGCTGCTGATCCTGGACGAACCCACGGCCGCCCTCAATGACGAGGACTCCGGCCACCTCCTGGACCTGATCCTCCACCTGAAGGGACAGGGCGTCACCAGCATCATCATCAGCCACAAACTCAATGAGATCCGAAGGGTGGCGGACGCCGTCACCATCATCCGGGACGGCAAGACCATCGAGACCCTGCGGCTCGACGAAGGCCAGATCACCCAGGAGCGGATCATCCGCGGCATGGTGGGCCGCGACCTTGAAAGCCTGTATCCGGACCGTGAACCGAACATCGGCGAGGAAGTGCTGCGGATCGAGGACTGGTCCGTGCGCCACCCCCAGGACCACAGCCGCATGGTGGTCAACAATGCCAACCTGCACGTCAGGAAAGGCGAGGTGGTAGGGCTGGCCGGCCTCATGGGCGCCGGGCGCACCGAGCTTGCCATGAGCGTCTTCGGCCGGACCTACGGCACCGCCACCTCCGGGAAGGTCTACAAGTACGGCGAGGAAATTAACACCGCCACGGTGTCTGACGCCATCAGGCACGGCATTGCCTATGCCACCGAGGACCGCAAGCACTACGGGCTGAACCTTATCGAGGACATCAAGCGGAACATTTCCCTGGCATCACTGCGCAAGCTGGCAAAACGCGGCTTCGTGGACAAGAACCAGGAGACGGTGGTGGCCAACGGCTACCGCAAGAGCATGAACATCAAAGCCCCGTCGGTGGCTGCCGTTACCGGGAAGCTGTCCGGTGGAAACCAGCAGAAGGTGGTTCTCAGCAAATGGATGTTTTCCGATCCCGACGTGCTCATCCTTGATGAACCCACCCGCGGCATCGACGTCGGCGCCAAGTACGAGATCTACACGATCATCGCCAAGCTCGCCGCCGAAGGAAAAGCCGTCATTGTCATTTCCTCGGAGCTACCCGAGCTCCTGGGAATCTGCGACCGCATCTACACCCTCGCCGCCGGGCACATCACAGGCGAAGTGCCCATCGCCGACGCCACCCAGGAAACCCTGATGCACTACATGACCAAAGAGAAGGAATAG
- the araB gene encoding ribulokinase, with translation MPDALTTSSSEPSHDHCVIGVDYGTLSGRAVVVRVRDGAELGSAVHEYAHAVVTGVLPRDTAGDDGARLPGEWALQVPNDYRDVLRTAVPAAAADAGIDPAAVVGIATDFTACTMVPVTADGTPLNELPGFANRPHAYVKLWRHHAAQGQADRINRLAAERGEDWLPRYGGLISSEWEFAKGLQLLEEDPEAYAAMDHWVEAADWIVWQLCGRYVRNACTAGYKGIYQDGRYPSEEFLAALNPDFKDFVSSKLEHTIGRLGDAAGTLTAEAAAWTGLPEGIAVAVGNVDAHVTAPAAKAVEPGQLVAIMGTSTCHVMNGSELREVPGMCGAVDGGIVPGLWGYEAGQSGVGDIFGWFTRHGVPPEYHQAAKDAGLGIHEYLTELASRQAIGEHGLIALDWHSGNRSVLVDHELSGMVVGQTLATRPEDTYRALLEATAFGTRTIVDAFRDAGVPVKEFIVAGGLLKNRLLMQIYADATGLPLSTIGSEQGPALGSAIHAAVAAGAYADIREAAAAMGAEPGEVYTPIPENAAAYDELFQEYRTLHDYFGRGSNDVMHRLKAIQRKAAQAARPGAGVAAKATVGVSA, from the coding sequence ATGCCAGATGCGCTGACCACGTCCAGCTCCGAGCCCAGCCATGACCACTGCGTCATCGGCGTGGATTACGGAACCCTTTCAGGCCGCGCCGTGGTGGTGCGCGTCCGCGACGGCGCGGAACTGGGCAGCGCCGTCCATGAGTATGCCCACGCGGTGGTCACCGGCGTCCTGCCCCGGGATACAGCGGGCGACGACGGCGCCCGGCTTCCCGGGGAGTGGGCACTTCAGGTGCCCAACGACTACCGGGACGTCCTGCGTACCGCCGTCCCCGCCGCCGCGGCCGACGCCGGGATCGACCCGGCCGCCGTCGTCGGTATTGCCACCGACTTCACCGCCTGCACCATGGTGCCGGTCACGGCCGACGGCACACCCCTGAACGAACTGCCCGGCTTCGCGAACCGTCCGCACGCCTATGTAAAGCTCTGGCGCCACCATGCTGCGCAGGGCCAGGCCGACCGGATCAACCGGCTCGCCGCCGAACGCGGCGAAGACTGGCTTCCCCGCTACGGAGGACTGATCTCCTCCGAATGGGAGTTCGCCAAGGGACTGCAGCTGCTGGAGGAGGATCCGGAGGCCTACGCCGCCATGGACCACTGGGTGGAGGCGGCGGACTGGATCGTCTGGCAGCTCTGCGGCCGGTATGTCCGCAACGCCTGCACTGCCGGTTATAAGGGCATCTACCAGGACGGCCGGTATCCGTCCGAAGAGTTCCTGGCCGCCCTCAACCCTGACTTCAAGGATTTTGTCAGCTCCAAGCTGGAGCACACCATCGGCCGGCTGGGTGATGCCGCCGGCACCCTGACGGCGGAGGCCGCCGCCTGGACCGGGCTGCCGGAGGGCATCGCGGTGGCCGTGGGAAACGTTGACGCGCACGTCACCGCCCCGGCCGCGAAGGCCGTGGAGCCCGGCCAGCTGGTGGCGATCATGGGCACCTCCACCTGCCACGTCATGAACGGCAGCGAACTGCGGGAAGTGCCGGGCATGTGCGGCGCCGTGGACGGTGGAATCGTTCCGGGCCTGTGGGGCTACGAGGCAGGACAGTCTGGGGTGGGGGACATCTTTGGCTGGTTCACCAGGCACGGCGTCCCGCCCGAATACCACCAGGCCGCCAAGGACGCCGGGCTGGGGATCCACGAGTACCTGACCGAACTGGCTTCCCGCCAGGCCATCGGGGAGCACGGCCTGATCGCGCTCGACTGGCATTCGGGAAACCGCTCGGTCCTGGTGGATCACGAGCTATCCGGCATGGTGGTGGGCCAAACCCTGGCCACCAGGCCCGAGGACACCTACCGCGCCCTCCTGGAAGCCACGGCCTTTGGAACCCGCACCATCGTGGACGCCTTCCGCGACGCCGGAGTCCCGGTCAAGGAATTCATCGTTGCCGGCGGGCTGCTGAAGAACCGGCTCCTGATGCAGATCTACGCCGATGCCACCGGCCTGCCTCTGTCCACCATCGGCTCGGAACAGGGACCGGCACTGGGTTCTGCCATCCATGCCGCCGTCGCAGCGGGCGCCTACGCGGATATCCGCGAAGCCGCCGCGGCCATGGGCGCCGAGCCCGGCGAGGTCTACACCCCAATCCCGGAAAACGCGGCCGCCTACGACGAACTGTTCCAGGAGTACCGCACCCTGCACGACTACTTCGGCCGGGGCAGCAACGATGTCATGCACCGGCTCAAGGCCATCCAGCGCAAGGCCGCCCAGGCGGCCCGGCCCGGAGCAGGCGTCGCCGCCAAAGCAACCGTGGGGGTGTCCGCATGA
- the mmsB gene encoding multiple monosaccharide ABC transporter permease, whose amino-acid sequence MSALRESLGFLTSRLRQVGIFVALILIVLLFQGLTGGILLEPQNVTNLVVQNSYILILAIGMVMVIIAGHIDLSVGSVAGFIGAVAGVMIVHWGWPWWAAIPACLLVGALVGAWQGYWIAYVGIPAFIVTLAGMLIFRGLTLITLKNQQITPFPAELRALGGGFLPDISGGTSVLEWLTVILGLGATAALLIQAFKERRIRRKFDLESEPLVWFVIKTTFTALLMLVITFLLASYRGTPIVLVVLAALVIAYTALMNNSVFGRHTYAIGGNLHAAELSGIKTKAVTFRLFVNMGVLSALAGLVFTARLNSAQPAGGTGFELDSIAAAFIGGAAVTGGIGTVAGAMIGGLIMGVLNNGMSILGLGTDYQQLIKGLVLLVAVGFDIFNKNRSGGGGEIGKRFKLKTSPPPAQEKPAPAASKTVEAGVK is encoded by the coding sequence ATGTCCGCCTTACGAGAATCGCTTGGATTCCTCACCAGCCGCCTCCGCCAGGTTGGCATCTTCGTTGCCCTGATCCTGATCGTCCTGCTGTTCCAGGGACTGACCGGCGGAATCCTGCTGGAACCGCAGAACGTCACCAACCTGGTGGTCCAGAACAGCTACATCCTCATCCTGGCCATCGGCATGGTGATGGTCATAATCGCCGGGCACATCGACCTTTCCGTTGGATCGGTGGCAGGGTTCATCGGCGCCGTGGCCGGGGTCATGATCGTGCACTGGGGCTGGCCGTGGTGGGCAGCCATCCCGGCATGCCTTCTGGTCGGAGCCCTGGTCGGCGCGTGGCAGGGCTACTGGATCGCCTACGTGGGGATTCCCGCCTTCATCGTCACCCTCGCCGGCATGTTGATCTTCCGCGGGCTGACGCTCATCACGCTCAAGAACCAGCAGATCACCCCGTTCCCCGCCGAACTGCGGGCCTTGGGCGGCGGCTTCCTTCCGGACATTTCCGGCGGCACTTCCGTGCTGGAATGGCTCACCGTCATCCTGGGCCTCGGCGCCACGGCGGCCCTGCTGATCCAGGCCTTCAAGGAGCGCAGGATCCGCCGCAAGTTCGACCTCGAAAGCGAACCCCTGGTCTGGTTTGTCATCAAGACCACCTTCACCGCGCTGCTCATGCTGGTCATCACGTTCCTTCTGGCGTCCTACCGGGGCACTCCGATCGTCCTGGTGGTCCTTGCTGCCCTGGTGATCGCTTACACCGCCCTCATGAACAACAGCGTCTTCGGCCGCCACACGTACGCCATCGGCGGCAACCTCCACGCCGCCGAACTGTCAGGCATCAAGACCAAGGCCGTCACGTTCCGGCTCTTCGTGAACATGGGCGTCCTCTCCGCGCTGGCCGGCCTGGTGTTCACCGCCCGGCTCAACTCCGCCCAGCCCGCCGGCGGAACCGGCTTCGAGCTCGATTCCATCGCGGCAGCATTCATCGGTGGAGCAGCTGTCACCGGCGGTATCGGAACAGTAGCCGGAGCCATGATCGGTGGCCTCATCATGGGCGTACTGAACAACGGCATGTCCATCCTGGGACTGGGCACCGACTACCAGCAGCTCATCAAGGGCCTGGTCCTCCTGGTCGCCGTCGGGTTCGACATCTTCAACAAGAACCGCAGCGGCGGCGGAGGGGAGATTGGCAAGCGCTTCAAGCTCAAGACCAGCCCTCCGCCGGCCCAGGAAAAGCCGGCGCCGGCCGCCAGCAAAACGGTGGAGGCAGGCGTGAAGTAG
- a CDS encoding DUF4193 domain-containing protein yields MATDYDAPRKQEEESPADSLEALQASRSGNAQTAVIDVDENDTAEGIDLPGADLSNEELTVIVVPEQSDEFTCSSCFLVRHRSQVAREKDGLKYCRDCEG; encoded by the coding sequence ATGGCTACCGATTACGATGCTCCACGCAAGCAGGAAGAAGAGTCGCCGGCTGACTCCCTCGAGGCCCTCCAGGCATCACGGAGCGGTAACGCGCAGACCGCGGTTATCGATGTCGACGAGAATGACACCGCTGAAGGTATCGACCTGCCCGGCGCAGACCTGTCCAATGAGGAACTGACGGTCATTGTGGTTCCCGAGCAGTCGGACGAGTTCACCTGCTCGTCGTGCTTCCTGGTCCGCCACCGCTCGCAGGTCGCCCGCGAAAAGGACGGCCTGAAGTACTGCCGCGACTGCGAAGGCTAG
- a CDS encoding LacI family DNA-binding transcriptional regulator has product MTDSVPRWLPRLEDVAARAGVSHQTVSRVVNNHPNVSPGTRRKVEVAIAELGYRRNSAARSLVTRRSQIIGVLGSELSQYGPANTLLGVERAARDAGYFVSVAALREVSRDAILDAVRHFLDQSVDGIVVIVPHLETLAALAELPIGVPVVAVGPDGNDTVGGVKVDQRRGAELAVEHLIAQGHVRIGHVAGPQDWIDAVARAEGWRAALGSAGLAADLVTEGDWSAGSGYEIGRRLAAGRRATALFVGNDQMALGVLRALNVAGIRVPQDLSVVGFDDQPEAGYFSPPLTVVRQDFEELGRRCMDMMLTAFQGGDGPRTLVVEPELIVRSSTAPPAP; this is encoded by the coding sequence GTGACGGACAGCGTCCCGCGGTGGCTGCCCAGGCTCGAGGATGTGGCGGCACGTGCCGGGGTATCGCACCAGACCGTCTCACGGGTGGTCAACAACCACCCCAACGTGAGTCCCGGCACCCGCCGGAAGGTGGAAGTTGCGATCGCGGAACTCGGCTACCGCCGCAACTCTGCCGCCCGAAGCCTGGTCACCCGGCGCTCGCAGATCATCGGTGTCCTGGGCAGCGAGCTTTCGCAGTACGGCCCGGCCAATACCCTGCTCGGGGTGGAACGGGCTGCGCGGGATGCCGGCTACTTCGTCAGCGTCGCGGCGCTGCGCGAGGTCAGCCGGGACGCGATCCTGGACGCCGTCCGGCACTTCCTGGACCAGTCGGTGGACGGAATCGTGGTCATCGTCCCGCATTTGGAAACGCTGGCTGCCCTGGCGGAGCTGCCCATCGGAGTGCCGGTGGTGGCCGTGGGACCTGACGGCAATGACACCGTGGGCGGGGTCAAGGTGGACCAGCGGCGCGGCGCCGAACTGGCGGTGGAACATCTCATCGCCCAGGGGCACGTCCGGATTGGACACGTTGCGGGGCCGCAGGACTGGATCGACGCCGTAGCCCGCGCCGAGGGCTGGCGGGCAGCCCTCGGCTCGGCCGGGCTCGCGGCAGACCTGGTGACCGAGGGTGACTGGAGCGCGGGCAGCGGATACGAGATCGGCCGGCGGCTGGCTGCCGGCCGCCGCGCCACTGCCCTTTTCGTCGGCAACGACCAGATGGCCCTTGGGGTCTTGCGTGCCCTGAACGTGGCGGGCATCAGGGTGCCGCAGGATCTTTCGGTGGTGGGCTTCGACGACCAGCCGGAGGCCGGCTATTTCAGTCCGCCCCTGACGGTGGTCCGCCAGGACTTCGAAGAGCTGGGCCGGCGGTGCATGGACATGATGCTCACCGCGTTCCAGGGCGGGGACGGGCCGCGGACCCTGGTGGTGGAGCCTGAGCTCATCGTGCGCAGCAGTACGGCGCCGCCCGCCCCGTAG
- the araA gene encoding L-arabinose isomerase, with the protein MSTAATTSLDGYEVWFLTGSQHLYGEEVLKQVAAQSQEIANQLNASSAVPVRIVWKPVLTDSDAIRRTALEANADDSVIGVTAWMHTFSPAKMWIQGLDLLRKPLLHLHTQANRDLPWADIDFDFMNLNQAAHGDREFGYIQSRLGIARKTVVGHVSNPEVARQVGSWQRAAAGWAAVRTLKLTRFGDNMRNVAVTEGDKTEAELRFGVAVNTWSVNELADAVHGAAESDVDALVAEYEDLYDVVPELRAGAARHESLRYGARIELGLRRFLEANGSAAFTTSFEDLGALRQLPGLAVQRLMAAGYGFGAEGDWKTAILVRAAKVMGAGLPGGASLMEDYTYHLEPGSEKILGAHMLEVCPSLTAAKPRLEIHPLGIGGKEDPVRLVFDADASAGVVVALSDMRDRFRLVANAVDVVPLDQPLPNLPVARALWQPKPDFATSAAAWLTAGAAHHTVLSTQVGMDVFEDFAEIAKTELLTIDQGTTIRQFKKDLNWNAAYYKLAGGI; encoded by the coding sequence ATGAGTACCGCTGCAACCACTTCCCTCGACGGCTACGAAGTCTGGTTCCTCACCGGCAGCCAGCACCTCTACGGCGAGGAAGTCCTCAAGCAGGTGGCCGCGCAGTCGCAGGAGATCGCCAACCAGCTCAACGCCTCCTCCGCGGTGCCCGTGCGGATCGTCTGGAAGCCGGTGCTCACCGACTCGGATGCCATCCGCCGCACCGCGCTGGAGGCGAACGCCGATGACTCGGTTATCGGCGTGACGGCCTGGATGCACACCTTCAGCCCCGCCAAGATGTGGATCCAGGGCCTGGACCTCCTGCGGAAGCCCCTGCTGCACCTGCACACCCAGGCCAACCGGGACCTGCCCTGGGCGGACATCGACTTCGACTTCATGAACCTGAACCAGGCAGCACACGGTGACCGCGAGTTCGGGTACATCCAGTCCCGCCTGGGCATTGCCCGGAAGACCGTCGTCGGGCATGTCTCCAACCCCGAGGTCGCCCGCCAGGTGGGATCCTGGCAGCGCGCCGCCGCTGGCTGGGCAGCCGTCCGCACCCTGAAGCTCACCCGCTTTGGCGACAACATGCGCAACGTCGCCGTCACCGAAGGCGACAAGACCGAGGCCGAGCTGCGGTTCGGCGTTGCGGTGAACACCTGGTCCGTCAACGAACTCGCGGACGCCGTCCACGGCGCGGCGGAGTCCGACGTCGACGCGCTGGTGGCCGAGTATGAGGACCTTTACGACGTGGTGCCGGAGCTTCGCGCAGGCGCGGCCCGGCACGAATCGCTGCGGTACGGCGCCCGGATCGAACTGGGCCTGCGCAGGTTCCTCGAAGCCAATGGTTCGGCCGCGTTCACCACGTCCTTCGAGGACCTCGGTGCCCTCCGCCAGCTGCCCGGGCTCGCCGTGCAACGGCTCATGGCCGCCGGTTACGGGTTCGGCGCCGAAGGCGACTGGAAGACCGCCATCCTGGTGCGCGCCGCGAAGGTGATGGGCGCGGGCCTGCCCGGCGGTGCCTCCCTGATGGAGGACTACACGTACCACCTGGAGCCCGGGTCCGAGAAGATCCTGGGCGCCCACATGCTCGAAGTCTGCCCTTCCCTGACGGCAGCAAAGCCGCGCCTGGAAATTCACCCGCTGGGCATCGGCGGCAAGGAAGACCCGGTCCGCCTGGTGTTCGACGCCGACGCCTCCGCGGGCGTCGTCGTCGCCCTGTCCGACATGCGGGACCGGTTCCGCCTGGTGGCCAACGCCGTCGACGTCGTCCCGCTCGACCAGCCGCTGCCCAACCTCCCCGTGGCCCGCGCTCTCTGGCAGCCGAAGCCGGACTTCGCAACCTCCGCCGCCGCCTGGCTCACCGCCGGCGCAGCCCACCACACCGTGCTCTCCACCCAGGTGGGCATGGACGTCTTCGAGGACTTCGCCGAAATAGCCAAAACGGAACTGCTCACCATCGACCAGGGCACCACCATCCGCCAGTTCAAGAAGGACCTGAACTGGAACGCCGCCTACTACAAACTGGCCGGCGGGATCTGA
- a CDS encoding L-ribulose-5-phosphate 4-epimerase, producing MTAGTGAGTGLLETIARIRTEVCALHAELTRYELVVWTAGNVSARVPGTDLMVIKPSGVAYQDLTPEQMIVTDLYGTPVRGTNVGGSGTVDWGNPALSPSSDTAAHAYVYRHMPEVGGVVHTHSTYATAWAARGEAIPCVLTMMGDEFGGSIPVGPFALIGDDSIGHGIVETLKNSTSPAVLMQNHGPFTIGKDARAAVKAAVMCEEVARTVHISRQLGEPLPIDQAHIDSLYARYQNVYGQ from the coding sequence ATGACCGCCGGAACAGGCGCCGGAACCGGCCTCCTGGAAACCATCGCCCGGATCCGGACGGAGGTGTGCGCCCTGCACGCCGAGCTGACCCGCTACGAACTGGTGGTGTGGACCGCAGGCAACGTTTCCGCCCGGGTGCCGGGCACCGACCTCATGGTCATCAAGCCCTCCGGGGTCGCCTACCAGGACCTGACCCCGGAACAGATGATCGTGACGGACCTGTACGGCACCCCGGTCAGGGGCACCAATGTTGGCGGCAGCGGCACGGTGGACTGGGGCAATCCCGCGCTGTCGCCCTCGTCGGACACCGCCGCGCACGCGTACGTGTACCGGCACATGCCGGAGGTGGGCGGGGTGGTGCATACGCACTCAACGTACGCCACCGCCTGGGCTGCCCGGGGCGAGGCCATCCCCTGCGTGCTCACCATGATGGGGGACGAGTTCGGCGGTTCCATCCCGGTGGGACCCTTCGCCCTGATCGGTGACGACTCGATTGGCCATGGGATCGTGGAGACCCTGAAGAATTCCACGTCCCCGGCCGTCCTGATGCAGAACCACGGCCCCTTCACCATCGGCAAGGATGCCCGCGCCGCCGTCAAGGCCGCCGTCATGTGCGAGGAAGTGGCGCGCACCGTGCACATTTCCCGGCAGCTGGGCGAGCCGCTTCCCATCGACCAGGCCCACATCGACTCCCTTTACGCCCGCTACCAGAACGTCTACGGCCAATAA
- a CDS encoding MFS transporter has protein sequence MNAAARKIQNVYLTLTLGNTLAASFIWGINTLFLLDAGLSNLEAFAANAFFTAGMVLFEVPTGVVADSWGRRASFLLGTVTLAASTYLYYLLWQLSAPFWWWAAVSALLGLGFTFFSGAVEAWLVDALHFSGYDGGLEAVLGRGQMVSGIAMLAGSVAGGVIAQATNLGVPFLLRVGVLVAMFAVAFLLMHDVGFTPERSAHPVQATRAVLRASLEGGLKNPPVRFMMLAAPFTEGVGFYVFYALQPYLLQLFGDPKAYVIAGLAAAIVAGADIVGGWLAPLVRKLVGRRTTVLIGSTIASSVVLVVLLATHSFWLALVLLSLWAVVASAGTPVRQAYLNDMIASKQRATVLSFASLMGSSGGVVVQPVLGRTADLYGYPASLALGGAVQLLAAPFIVLSRRRRSPADVATGLAAP, from the coding sequence GTGAACGCCGCAGCACGAAAGATCCAGAACGTCTACCTGACGCTGACGTTGGGAAACACGCTTGCGGCGTCCTTCATCTGGGGAATCAACACGCTCTTCCTGCTCGACGCGGGGCTCAGCAACCTCGAGGCCTTCGCCGCGAACGCCTTCTTCACCGCAGGGATGGTTCTCTTCGAGGTGCCCACCGGGGTGGTGGCGGACAGCTGGGGACGCCGCGCATCCTTCCTGCTGGGCACCGTGACCCTGGCGGCGTCTACCTACCTGTACTACCTGCTCTGGCAGCTGTCGGCCCCGTTCTGGTGGTGGGCGGCCGTGTCTGCGCTGCTTGGCCTTGGCTTCACCTTCTTCTCCGGAGCCGTGGAAGCCTGGCTGGTGGATGCCCTCCACTTCTCCGGCTACGACGGCGGCCTGGAAGCCGTCCTGGGGCGGGGCCAGATGGTGTCCGGAATCGCAATGCTGGCCGGATCCGTGGCAGGCGGCGTCATTGCCCAGGCCACGAACCTTGGCGTCCCTTTCCTGCTGCGGGTGGGAGTTCTGGTGGCGATGTTCGCCGTTGCGTTCCTCCTCATGCACGACGTCGGCTTCACCCCCGAGCGGTCGGCCCACCCGGTGCAGGCCACGCGGGCAGTCCTGCGCGCCTCGTTGGAGGGCGGACTGAAGAACCCTCCGGTGCGGTTCATGATGTTGGCGGCCCCGTTCACCGAGGGGGTGGGGTTCTACGTCTTCTACGCCCTCCAGCCGTACCTGCTGCAGCTCTTTGGCGACCCCAAGGCCTATGTCATCGCAGGACTGGCAGCTGCGATCGTTGCCGGCGCGGACATCGTTGGTGGTTGGCTTGCGCCGCTGGTCCGGAAACTGGTGGGCCGCCGCACCACGGTCTTGATCGGCTCCACGATTGCCAGCTCAGTGGTCCTGGTGGTGCTCCTGGCCACCCACTCCTTCTGGCTTGCCCTGGTCCTGCTGTCGCTGTGGGCCGTGGTTGCCTCCGCCGGCACCCCTGTCCGCCAGGCGTACCTGAACGACATGATTGCCTCGAAGCAGCGGGCCACGGTCCTGAGCTTCGCGTCGCTCATGGGTTCGAGCGGGGGAGTGGTGGTGCAGCCGGTGCTGGGCAGGACCGCGGACCTTTACGGCTACCCGGCGTCCCTGGCCCTGGGCGGCGCGGTGCAGCTGCTGGCGGCGCCCTTTATTGTGCTCAGCCGGCGCCGGCGCTCGCCGGCTGATGTTGCCACCGGCCTGGCTGCCCCTTAA
- the chvE gene encoding multiple monosaccharide ABC transporter substrate-binding protein translates to MVRIKKLMGAVALVVALTVGATGCGSRGGASESSGAAKPSDSLVGISMPTQTSERWIADGANVEKSLKDLGYKTDLQFANDDIPTQVSQIENMLTKGAKALIIAAIDGTTLTDVLAKAKEQNVKVIAYDRLINGTPNVDYYTTFDNYTVGVQQATSLLTGLGLVDASGKKVDGKGPFNIELFAGSPDDNNANFFWTGAMDTLKPYMDAGTLKVPSGQTKFEQAAILRWQAPVAQKRMEDIITSAYSSGTKLNGVLSPYDGLSIGIISALTSTGGYAKGSLPVVTGQDAEKGSVKSIIAGEQYSTIFKDTRQLGAQAVKMVDAVLKGQEPETNDTKTYNNKVKVVPAFLLKSLIITKDNYKKELIDSGYYKDSDVK, encoded by the coding sequence ATGGTGAGAATCAAGAAACTGATGGGCGCGGTGGCCCTCGTCGTCGCCCTGACGGTGGGCGCCACCGGTTGTGGCTCCCGCGGCGGGGCCAGCGAATCCAGCGGTGCCGCGAAGCCCAGCGATTCACTGGTAGGCATCTCGATGCCGACGCAGACTTCCGAACGGTGGATCGCCGACGGCGCCAACGTGGAAAAGTCCCTGAAGGACCTCGGCTACAAGACAGACCTCCAGTTCGCCAATGACGACATCCCCACCCAGGTCTCGCAGATCGAGAACATGCTGACCAAGGGCGCCAAGGCCCTGATCATTGCCGCCATTGACGGCACCACCCTGACCGACGTCCTGGCCAAGGCCAAGGAGCAGAACGTCAAAGTGATCGCATACGACCGCCTCATCAACGGCACGCCGAACGTCGACTACTACACCACGTTCGACAACTACACCGTGGGCGTCCAGCAGGCCACTTCGCTGTTGACCGGCCTCGGCCTCGTTGATGCCAGCGGCAAGAAGGTCGACGGCAAGGGCCCGTTCAACATTGAGCTCTTCGCCGGCAGCCCCGACGACAACAACGCCAACTTCTTCTGGACCGGCGCCATGGACACCCTCAAGCCGTACATGGACGCCGGCACCCTGAAGGTCCCCAGCGGCCAGACCAAGTTCGAACAGGCCGCCATTCTTCGCTGGCAGGCCCCCGTGGCCCAGAAGCGCATGGAGGACATCATCACCTCCGCCTACAGCTCAGGCACCAAGCTGAACGGCGTACTGTCCCCGTATGACGGCCTGTCCATCGGCATCATCTCGGCCCTCACCAGCACCGGCGGCTACGCCAAGGGCAGCCTCCCGGTTGTTACCGGCCAGGATGCCGAAAAGGGCTCCGTCAAGTCCATCATCGCCGGCGAGCAGTACTCCACCATCTTCAAGGACACCCGCCAGCTCGGCGCGCAGGCCGTCAAGATGGTCGATGCAGTGCTGAAGGGCCAGGAACCGGAGACCAACGACACCAAGACCTACAACAACAAGGTCAAGGTTGTCCCGGCCTTCCTGCTGAAGTCCCTGATCATCACCAAGGACAACTACAAGAAGGAACTGATCGACTCGGGTTACTACAAGGACTCCGACGTCAAGTAG